The DNA sequence AAGAGTATTCTTTACGCCACCGACCTGACGGATAATTCTGCTTATGCCTTCCGCTATGCTGTAAATTCTGCCCAGAAACACGACGCCAAAATTCATATTCTGCATGTCATTGAAAAACCGCATTCATCGGTCGGAGTACTTGTTGAATTGCATTTCGAAGAGGGGCAGCTCGAAAAGCTATGGAAGGAAAGGCGGGATGAGCAAATCAAGCGAATCAACCAACGGTTAAAGGAATTTGCCGAACGGGAACTCAAAGATGACCAAGAAACTCTGAAACGGGTAGCATCCATCGTGGTG is a window from the Deltaproteobacteria bacterium genome containing:
- a CDS encoding universal stress protein yields the protein MIPRIKSILYATDLTDNSAYAFRYAVNSAQKHDAKIHILHVIEKPHSSVGVLVELHFEEGQLEKLWKERRDEQIKRINQRLKEFAERELKDDQETLKRVASIVVIEGEPAVEILRKADELDCDVIIMGTHGKGWITHAFLGSVAEKVLSRVKKPVYIIPIPKGETDITFKNT